The proteins below come from a single Benincasa hispida cultivar B227 chromosome 4, ASM972705v1, whole genome shotgun sequence genomic window:
- the LOC120076862 gene encoding histone H3.2, which translates to MARTKQTARKSTGGKAPRKQLATKAARKSAPATGGVKKPHRFRPGTVALREIRKYQKSTELLIRKLPFQRLVREIAQDFKTDLRFQSSAVSALQEAAEAYLVGLFEDTNLCAIHAKRVTIMPKDIQLARRIRGERA; encoded by the coding sequence ATGGCTCGTACCAAACAAACAGCCCGTAAATCCACTGGCGGCAAGGCTCCCCGGAAGCAATTGGCGACGAAGGCTGCTCGGAAGTCGGCTCCGGCGACCGGAGGCGTAAAGAAGCCGCACAGATTCAGGCCGGGGACAGTGGCGCTGAGGGAGATTAGAAAGTACCAGAAGAGCACGGAGCTTCTGATCCGAAAGCTTCCGTTCCAGCGGCTAGTTAGAGAGATCGCTCAGGATTTCAAGACGGATCTTCGGTTCCAGAGCAGCGCTGTTTCGGCGTTGCAGGAGGCGGCGGAGGCGTATCTCGTCGGATTGTTTGAAGATACAAATCTCTGTGCGATTCATGCTAAGAGAGTTACGATTATGCCTAAAGATATTCAATTGGCCAGACGGATTAGAGGTGAGAGAGCTTAG
- the LOC120075030 gene encoding seed lectin-like, protein MTSLTFYIIVFLSLATRSIDGNQELPLSSSDLLVDGYKNFINTIRERLTKNTSKLYDIPILKNSLPPTEPFITINLKNANNETIVLAIDVVNLGVVGYRSNNTSYVFFNAPPEASEIVFPSTCRVLLRFDSDYESIEKASGISRLQTLLGTDPLNSAISNLFHYHQESLPQSFLVILQMVLEGVKFKFIEQSVIKSLKYGYNFKPSLAMISLQDNWAKLSLQIQASTSLQGLFGEAINFYDSNNRIIQVDSIYYPIIITNIALQLYQCNVSTNFIRMPSITSDSPCYIQTQTSSISGREGFCIDATRGIQYDGNPIISSPCEHQSNEKWSFQRDGTIRYSNKCLTFDTSRFVVLYNCSKVEAKSTKWNVAIDGTISNPSSGLVLTANSSTSNTQLIVEANKYTIGQGWRVGNYVEPIIGSIIGLEQMCLEATNNNTNMWLENCVLNKAEQYWAVYSDGSIRVNSERNLCVTSSSDRSSALIVIDECNGTANQRWNFKADGTIFNLKTKLVVDVERAMVSLKRIILFRKTGNPNQDWGLFY, encoded by the coding sequence ATGACATCTTTAACGTTTTACATTATCGTTTTTCTCTCTCTTGCCACTCGTAGCATTGATGGAAACCAAGAACTCCCTTTGTCATCCTCTGATTTATTGGTTGATGGCTACAAAAATTTCATCAATACAATACGAGAACGTCTCACCAAAAACACTTCTAAACTATACGATATACCCATCTTAAAAAACTCACTCCCTCCTACCGAACCTTTCATCACCATCAACCTCAAGAATGCAAACAATGAAACCATTGTTCTAGCAATAGATGTGGTAAATCTTGGAGTTGTGGGATATCGTTCGAACAACACCTCCTATGTTTTCTTCAATGCCCCACCAGAAGCTTCCGAGATCGTCTTCCCGTCCACTTGTCGAGTTCTTCTTCGCTTCGATAGCGACTACGAATCCATTGAGAAAGCCTCTGGTATTTCTAGACTTCAAACTCTCCTTGGAACTGATCCTTTGAATTCAGCCATCTCCAACCTGTTTCACTACCATCAAGAATCACTTCCTCAGTCATTTCTTGTAATCCTTCAAATGGTGTTGGAAGGAGTGAAATTCAAGTTCATTGAGCAAAGTGTTATCAAAAGCTTAAAATATGGTTACAACTTCAAACCTAGCCTTGCAATGATTAGCTTACAAGACAATTGGGCAAAACTGTCTTTACAAATCCAAGCATCTACATCATTACAAGGATTATTTGGAGAAGCCATTAATTTTTATGATTCCAACAATAGAATCATTCAAGTGGATAGCATATATTATCCAATCATAATCACAAACATTGCTTTGCAACTATACCAATGCAATGTTAGTACAAATTTTATAAGAATGCCAAGCATTACGAGTGATTCTCCATGCTATATACAAACACAAACTTCAAGCATTAGTGGGAGAGAAGGATTTTGCATTGATGCAACAAGAGGAATTCAATATGATGGTAATCCAATAATTTCATCCCCATGTGAACAtcaatcaaatgaaaaatggtcTTTTCAAAGGGATGGAACAATAAGATATTCCAACAAATGCTTGACATTTGATACCTCAAGATTTGTGGTACTTTACAATTGTAGTAAAGTTGAAGCAAAAAGCACTAAATGGAATGTTGCAATAGATGGAACAATCAGCAACCCAAGTTCTGGCCTTGTCTTGACAGcaaattcatcaacaagcaatACACAATTGATAGTGGAGGCTAACAAATACACTATTGGACAAGgatggagagttgggaactatGTTGAACCAATTATAGGTTCAATTATAGGGTTGGAACAAATGTGTTTAGAGGCAACAAATAACAACACAAACATGTGGTTGGAGAATTGTGTGCTGAACAAGGCAGAGCAATATTGGGCTGTTTATAGTGATGGAAGTATAAGAGTAAATAGTGAGCGTAATTTATGTGTCACTTCCTCTTCAGACCGCTCATCGGCACTTATTGTAATTGATGAGTGCAATGGAACAGCAAACCAACGTTGGAATTTCAAGGCGGATGGCACAATCTTTAACCTTAAAACCAAGTTGGTCGTGGATGTTGAACGTGCTATGGTTTCCCTCAAGAGAATTATTTTGTTTCGTAAAACAGGTAATCCTAACCAAGATTGGGGATTATTCTACTAA